The stretch of DNA CGCGCCGCTCCCAGAACGCCCTGCCCAGCTCCTGGGCCCGCTTCTGGCTCACGGCCTCCCTGAGGCCGGGCAGGACGTCGCTCTCCTCCTCCTCGACGTGGTGCTTGACCGCGTCGACGAACTCCTTGCAGCGCTTGTCGAACTCCTTGCTCTTCGGGTCGCACTCCTTCAGCTTCCGGAGCAGCTCCTCGGCCTCCTGGTGCTCCTCCGTGCCGTGGCGGACCTCCGGTCCCTCGCCAGCGGCCTTGGCGGCGGCCGGGTACACCTCGTCCTCCTCGGCGCGGCTGTGCGCGGTGAGGATCGCCTCGATCTCCTCCAGCAGGCGCGGCCGCTGGTCGGGCTCGGACTGGAGCCGGTCGAACAGCTCCTCCATCGTCCGGTGGTCCTTCAGGATCA from Nocardiopsis dassonvillei subsp. dassonvillei DSM 43111 encodes:
- a CDS encoding hemerythrin domain-containing protein, which gives rise to MVGSTTTEAEENMAEDAVTLILKDHRTMEELFDRLQSEPDQRPRLLEEIEAILTAHSRAEEDEVYPAAAKAAGEGPEVRHGTEEHQEAEELLRKLKECDPKSKEFDKRCKEFVDAVKHHVEEEESDVLPGLREAVSQKRAQELGRAFWERRARELERFDVKGRVPRQRDLYEEAKELDIENRSKMNKEELAEAVQRARRG